The following DNA comes from Hymenobacter siberiensis.
GACGTTCGGGCTGCAGGGAGGCAACTGCGCACCGGAGAGCTGCAGCAATTCAGGCGCCTTTATGGCAGGTTCTGGGCTAGAGAATGCTGGAGACGACGTTGACCCCGAGGGCGACAACGGCGGTGTTGAAGGCAAAGGAGAGCAGGCCGTGGACGAGGGTGAGCTGGCGCATGCGCAGGGAGGTAACGCCGGTGTCGGAGGTCTGGGCAGTCATGCCAATGGTGAAGGCAAAGTAGGCAAAGTCCCAGTAGCGGGTGGGCGGGTCGCCGGGAAACTGCAGGCCCCCGAGTTCATCCGGCGGGGAAGCGGTCGGGTCCTTGCTGAAGTACACGTGGGCGTAGCGCAAGGTGAAGAGCGTGTGCAATAGGAACCAGGCCCCTACCACGGCCACCACCGACACCGCCACCTGCTCGGCCTGCTCGCGCGGGGGTAGGGCCTT
Coding sequences within:
- a CDS encoding DUF1345 domain-containing protein, with translation MASSAITARVPRRRRLHRLLNLRALQRVGWALAAGALCAGLAPADFHPGTRVVAGWDGFCLVLLILTWATIATADTEHLRRVATSQDPGRTWTFVAVLLAAGASLFAVALLLRGIKALPPREQAEQVAVSVVAVVGAWFLLHTLFTLRYAHVYFSKDPTASPPDELGGLQFPGDPPTRYWDFAYFAFTIGMTAQTSDTGVTSLRMRQLTLVHGLLSFAFNTAVVALGVNVVSSIL